The region CACGCCTGCCACGCGAGCCGGAATGGCATTCATCAGGACCGTGGACGGATAGGTGGCCAAACCGCCTGGAACGTACAAACCAACGCGGCTGACAGGTGTCAGGCGTTGTCCCAGCAGGGTTCCTGATGCATCGCAAAAATGGTGTATGCCCATCACGGGCATTTGCCATCGATGGTAGGCTTGGATGCGCCCGGCGGCCAGTTCAAGGGCGGATCGATCCGCCGGAGAGACCTGCCGGGCGATGTGGTTGATCTCCGTCTCGGTCAGTGCCAGGGTTGCGGGGGTGAGTTCGACCCGGTCGAACTGACGCGAATAATCGATCAGAGCCTGGTCCCCATCCCGCTGCACTGTAGCGATGATGTCGGCCACTGTCTGTTCAATGGCCGCCATTTTTCCACTTTCCCAGCGGAGAAGACGGGTGAAGGCTGCCTGAAAGTCAGAATCTCGGGTGTTGAGACGGCGTATCGTGGTCTGGATCAAGGCCAACTCCGCTTTTCTCGAAAGGGCGTTGAACGGCAACCCAAAATCAATGGCTCAGACGATGGATATCGGCGCCCAGGGCCATCAATTTTTCTTCGATTCGCTCATACCCACGGTCAATATGATAAACCCGGGAGATGTAGGTCTCTCCCGATGCTGCCAAGCCTGCCAAAACCAACGATGCCGAGGCCCGCAAATCCGTGGCCATGACGGGGGCGCCACGCAATTTTGCGCCGCCTCGAACCACGACAGTGTTGCCCTGCAACGTGATATCAGCCCCCAATCGTTGCAGTTCCGACACATGCATGAAGCGGTTTTCAAATATTGTCTCGGTCACGGTACCCGTCCCGGAGGATACACTGTTGAGCACCAGCATTTGCGCCTGGAGATCGGTTGGAAACCCGGGATAGGGAAACGTTGTGATATCCACGGCTCGCAGGGGGCGATCAACAGTGACGCGCAAGGCGTTGGGTTTTTCCTCCACGATGACCCCGGCCTGACGCAACTTGGCGATGGGGGCTTCGAGAATGTGCGGATCGGTGTAATTCAGCGTCACATCTCCCCCGGTGATGGCTGCCGCAATCATGAAAGTCCCGGTTTCGATCCGGTCGGGAAGAATGTGGTGGGCTGCGCCATGCAAACGTTCAACGCCCTCTACGCGGATGCTGCTGCTTCCGGCACCCTCAATGCGAGCGCCCATTTTATTGAGAAGCCTTGCCAAATCTGTGACTTCCGGCTCACATGCAGCATTTTCCAGGACGGTTTGACCGTCGGCCAGGGCGGCTGCCATCATCAAATTTTCCGTCCCGGTCACGGTTACGAGATCAAAGACGATGGATGCCCCGTGCAGGCGTTTGGCCCGGGCCTTGATATAGCCGTCCTCCAGGACAATCTCGGCCCCCATGCTCTCCAGGCCCCTGAGGTGCAGATTGACAGGGCGGGTACCAATGGCACACCCGCCAGGCAAAGAAATTTCCGCCTGACCGTGCCGAGCCAACAAGGGCCCCATGACCAAGATCGATGCCCGCATGGTCCGGACCAGATCGTAAGGCGCTCGGGTGTTGTGAATGCCTGAGCAATCGATCTCCACACCCAGGCGCTCGTCAATGGTGATCGCCGCCCCATGCTGACCCAAAAGCTCCAGCATGGTGGTGACGTCGCGCAGGTGAGGGATGTTGGAAAGGGTCAGGGCCTCATCCGACAGCAGAGAGGCTGCCAGTGCCGGCAAAGTGGCGTTCTTCGCGCCACTGATGGGGATGGTACCCACCAGGGGTCTTCCCCCGCGTACAAGTATTCTATCCATCCCCAATTCTTACCAAATCCAGGGGATCCAGGGCAAGAGTTGCAGCGGAAAATTTTGTGCGGAATTTGCGGAGTTGAATAAATGTTTGAAATTCTGTGGGTGCATGTGGTAGATTGAAGGATCAGGGCTG is a window of Magnetococcales bacterium DNA encoding:
- the murA gene encoding UDP-N-acetylglucosamine 1-carboxyvinyltransferase, which produces MDRILVRGGRPLVGTIPISGAKNATLPALAASLLSDEALTLSNIPHLRDVTTMLELLGQHGAAITIDERLGVEIDCSGIHNTRAPYDLVRTMRASILVMGPLLARHGQAEISLPGGCAIGTRPVNLHLRGLESMGAEIVLEDGYIKARAKRLHGASIVFDLVTVTGTENLMMAAALADGQTVLENAACEPEVTDLARLLNKMGARIEGAGSSSIRVEGVERLHGAAHHILPDRIETGTFMIAAAITGGDVTLNYTDPHILEAPIAKLRQAGVIVEEKPNALRVTVDRPLRAVDITTFPYPGFPTDLQAQMLVLNSVSSGTGTVTETIFENRFMHVSELQRLGADITLQGNTVVVRGGAKLRGAPVMATDLRASASLVLAGLAASGETYISRVYHIDRGYERIEEKLMALGADIHRLSH